The following DNA comes from Streptomyces sp. Ag109_O5-10.
CCGCAGGACACCCCGGTGGAATCCCACGGCAGCCTCCGGTGTTCCTCCCGTATACGGTTCTCCCTCCGGCCTGCAGGCGATGACATGGCCCAGGATCGCTACCATGGGCACTCCGGAGCCTGACCGGGGGACCCGGATCGCGCACGAGGAGTCCTCTTGCCAGACGAGGCCCAGCCACTGACAGCCGCCAAGCCCGAGCCCGCCTCGGCGCCCGCGGCCAAGCCCGCGCCGAACGTGTCGCAGACGAAGAACGACACCCATGGGCCGGTCGAGCACGCCCAGTCCGCGCCGGTCGAGAAGTCGGCCGAGACCTCGCGCCCGAAGCCGGCCCCGCCCGAGCGCCCCGAGTCCCGCCCCAACAGCGGCCAGCCCGCCCGCTCCGGCTCCTCCAACCGCGTCCGTGCGCGCCTGGCCCGCCTCGGCGTGCAGCGCGCGAACCCGTACAACCCGGTCCTGGAGCCACTGCTGCGCATAGTCCGCAGCAACGACCCCAAGATCGAGAACGCCACGCTCCGCCAGATCGAGCGCGCCTACCAGGTCGCCGAGCGCTGGCACCGCGGCCAGAAGCGCAAGAGCGGCGACCCGTACATCACCCACCCGCTCGCGGTGACCACGATCCTCGCCGAGCTGGGCATGGACCCGGCGACCCTGATGGCGGGCCTGCTGCACGACACCGTCGAGGACACCGAGTACGGCCTGGAGGACCTGCGCCGCGACTTCGGCGACGTCGTCGCGCTGCTCGTCGACGGCGTGACCAAACTGGACAAGGTCAAGTTCGGCGAGGCCGCGCAGGCCGAGACCGTGCGCAAGATGGTCGTCGCCATGGCCAAGGACCCGCGCGTCCTGGTCATCAAGCTCGCCGACCGCCTGCACAACATGCGCACCATGCGCTACCTCAAGCGCGAGAAACAGGAGAAGAAGGCGCGCGAGACCCTGGAGATCTACGCGCCGCTCGCCCACCGGCTGGGCATGAACACCATCAAGTGGGAGCTGGAGGACCTCGCGTTCGCGATCCTCTACCCCAAGATGTACGACGAGATCGTCCGCCTGGTCGCCGAGCGCGCTCCCAAGCGCGACGAGTACCTGGCGATAGTGACCGACGAGGTCCAGGCCGACCTGCGCGCCGCCCGCATCAAGGCGACCGTCACCGGCCGCCCGAAGCACTACTACAGCGTCTACCAGAAGATGATCGTCCGCGGCCGGGACTTCGCGGAGATCTACGACCTGGTGGGCATCCGCGTCCTGGTGGACACCGTCCGCGACTGCTACGCGGCCCTGGGCACCGTCCACGCGCGCTGGAACCCGGTTCCGGGGCGCTTCAAGGACTACATCGCGATGCCCAAGTTCAACATGTACCAGTCGCTGCACACGACGGTCATCGGCCCCAACGGCAAGCCCGTCGAACTCCAGATCCGCACGTTCGACATGCACCGTCGCGCCGAGTACGGCATCGCGGCGCACTGGAAGTACAAGCAGGAGGCCGTGGCCGGCGCCTCCAAGGTCCGTAGCGACGTGCCCAAGTCGTCCGGCAAGGGCAAGGACGACCACCTCAACGACATGGCGTGGCTGCGGCAGTTGCTGGACTGGCAGAAGGAGACCGAGGACCCCAGCGAGTTCCTGGAGTCCCTGCGCTTCGACCTGTCCCGCAACGAGGTCTTCGTCTTCACGCCCAAGGGCGACGTCATAGCGCTCCCGGCCGGTGCCACCCCGGTCGACTTCGCGTACGCGGTCCACACCGAGGTCGGCCACCGCACGATAGGCGCCAGGGTCAACGGCCGCCTCGTCCCGCTCGAATCGACGCTGGACAACGGCGACCTGGTCGAGGTCTTCACCTCCAAGGCCACCGGTGCCGGACCGTCCCGGGACTGGCTCGGCTTCGTCAAGTCCCCGCGGGCCCGCAACAAGATCCGCGGCTGGTTCTCCAAGGAGCGCCGGGACGAGGCGATCGAGCAGGGCAAGGACGCCATCGTCCGCGCGATGCGCAAGCAGAACCTGCCGATCCAGCGCATCCTCACCGGTGACTCGCTGGTGACGCTGGCGCACGAGATGCGCTACCCGGACATCTCCTCGCTGTACGCGGCGATCGGCGAGGGTCATGTGGCCGCGCAGAACGTCGTGCAGAAGCTGGTGCAGGCGCTCGGCGGCGAGGAGGCGGCCACCGAGGAGATGGACGAGGCGGTCCCGCCGACCCGCGGCCGCCGCAGCAAGCGGCGCAGCAGCCAGGACCCCGGTGTGGTCGTGAAGGGCGTCGACGACGTCTGGGTCAAGCTGGCCCGCTGCTGCACCCCCGTGCCCGGCGACCCGATCATCGGCTTCGTCACGCGCGGCAGCGGGGTCTCGGTGCACCGCAGCGACTGCGTCAACGTCGAGTCACTGTCCCGCGAGCCCGAGCGCATCCTCGACGTCGAGTGGGCGCCCACCCAGTCCTCGGTCTTCCTGGTCGCCATCCAGGTCGAGGCCCTGGACCGCTCCCGGCTCCTCTCCGACGTCACCCGCGTCCTGTCCGACCAGCACGTCAACATCCTCTCCGCGGCCGTCCAGACCTCCCGCGACCGGGTGGCCACCTCCCGCTTCACCTTCGAGATGGGCGACCCCAAGCACCTGGGCCACGTCCTGAAGGCCGTACGGGGCGTGGAGGGCGTGTACGACGTCTACCGGGTCACCTCGGCGCGCAACCGTTCCTAGCGGCGGTCAGGCACACGACGAGAGGGGCCCCGTACGCCGCGTACGGGGCCCCTCTCGTCGTGTGTCCTGTCCGGCTAGCCGCCGAACTCCTGGAGGCCCTTCAGAGCCTGGTCCAGGAGCGCCTGGCGGCCTTCCAGCTCACGCTCCAGCTTCTCCGCCTTCGACGCGTTGCCCTGGGCGCGGGCCTGGTCGATCTGCGTCCGCAGCTTGTCGACGGCGGCCTGCAGCTGGCCGGTCAGGCCCGCGGCACGCGCGCGTGCCTCCGGGTTGGTCCGGCGCCACTCGGCCTCCTCGGCCTCCTGGATGGCCCGGTCGACCGTGTGCATCCGGCCCTCGACCTTCGGCCGCGCGTCGCGCGGCACGTGGCCGATGGCCTCCCACCGCTCGTTGATCGAGCGGAAGGCGGACCGAGCGGACTTCAGGTCCGTGATCGGCAGGAGCTTCTCGGCCTCGGCGGCCAGCTCCTCCTTCAGCTTCAGGTTCTCCGTCTGCTCCGCGTCCCGCTCCGCGAAGGCGGAACCGCGCGCCGCGAAGAACACGTCCTGGGCGCCGCGGAAGCGGTTCCACAGGTCGTCCTCGTGCTCGCGCTGGGCCCGGCCCGCGGCCTTCCACTCGGCCATCAGCTCGCGGTAGCGCGCGGCCGTCGGACCCCAGTCCGTCGAGTCCGACAGCGCCTCCGCCTCGGCGACCAGCTTCTCCTTGACCTTGCGGGCGTCCTCGCGTTGGGCGTCGAGCTGCGCGAAGTGCGCCTTGCGACGCTTGGAGAACGCCGACCGGGCGTGCGAGAAGCGGTGCCACAGCTCGTCGTCCGACTTGCGGTCCAGGCGCGGCAGGCCCTTCCAGGTGTCCACCAGGGACCGCAGCCGCTCACCGGCCGCCCGCCACTGGTCGGACTGTGCCAGCTGCTCCGCCTCGGTGACCAGGTCCTCCTTGGCCTGACGGGCCTCGTCGGACTGCTTGGCACGCTGCGCCTTGCGCTCCTCGCGGCGCGAGTCCACGGTCTTCACCAGCTCGCCCAGCCGGGTGCGCAGCGCCTCCAGGTCACCGACCGCGTGGTGCGCCTCCACCTGCTCGCGCAGGTGGTCGATGGCGGCCTGGGCGTCCTTCGCGGACAGGTCGGTGGTCTGTACTCGCTTTTCGAGGAGGCCGATCTCGACAACCAGGCCCTCGTACTTGCGCTCGAAGTAGGCCAGCGCCTCCTCAGGGGAGCCGGCCTGCCAGGACCCGACGACCTGCTCGCCGTCGGCCGTACGCACGTACACGGTCCCCGTCTCGTCGACGCGGCCCCACGGGTCGCTGCTCACAGCGCCTCCTCCACATGATGCCCGCGAGGGGCCTCAGCGCCCCCGGGCATCGTCCACAGTTTCGTCACGGCCAACATAGGCGACCGGCGGGTTGCCTGTCCGCATCCCGCGCGACCGAAATTTCGCAGTTCGTGGTCAGGATTTCGTGACCGTGGCCTTGTTGATCACGACCGTCGCGTTCGGGGCTCCGTCACCCTGTCCCGTGGTCTCACCGGCGGCGGCGATCTTCTTGAGGATCTTCATCCCGGCCGCGTCGACCGTGCCGAACGGGGCGTAGCTGGGCGGCAACTGGCTGTCCTGGTAGACGAGGAAGAACTGGCTGCCACCGGTGTGCTTCTGGCCCGTGTTGGCCATCGCGACCGTACCCGCCGGGTAGATGCCGCCCTTGAGGCTCGTGTCCTTCAGGTTCTCGTCGGGGATCGTGTATCCGGGACCGCCGCTTCCGGTCCCCGTGGGGTCGCCGCACTGCAGCACGTAGATGCCGTTGGTGGTGAGCCGGTGGCACTTGCTGTGGTCGAAGTAGCCCTTCGACGCGAGGAAGTCGAACGAGTTCACGGTGTGCGGAGCCGCCGACGTCTTCATCGCGATGCCGATGTCGCCGCAGGTCGTCGACAGCGTCATCGTGTACTTCGCCGACGCGTCGATCGTCATCGCCGGCTCCTTCTTCCAGCTCATCTTCTTCACCGAGCCGGCCGCGGCCTTCTCGCACGGGTCCGGTGCCTTGCTGGCGCTGGGCACGGCGCTCGGCGTCGTCTCCGAGCCGGCGTTCACCTTGTCGTCCTTCTTGAACGCACCGGTCGTGTACAGCGTGACGCCGACGATCACGAGCACGCCGAGTGTTGACGCGATCACGGAGTTGCGCATGCGTGTTCTGCGTCGTGCGCTGGTACGCCGCTGCTGCTGCCGCAAGAACTTCTCCCGGGCGAGCTGACGCCGCCGCTGCTCCTGGCTGACCACCGGGTTCTCTCCTCATGCGTGTCGTATGTCGACCGGTACGCGTGCGTCCTGTGCGCTGTGTGAGCCGACCACTGCGTGTAGCCCCGTACCGTATATGGGTTCGCTGAGGAAACGGCAGCGCCGGTAGGCTCTGGACCACAGCTTGCAGCCACCCGAATCGACACAACGAAGGACGATCGTGCTCATTGCCGGGTTCCCCGCCGGGGCCTGGGGGACGAACTGTTATCTCGTCGCCCCCGCCGCCGGTGAGGAGTGCGTGATCATCGACCCCGGCCACCAGGCCGCCGAAGGCGTCGAGGAAGCACTGCGGAAGCATCGGCTCAAGCCCGTCGCCGTCGTCCTCACCCACGGCCACATCGACCACGTCGCCTCGGTCGTCCCCGTCTGCGGAGCGCACGACGTACCGGCCTGGATCCACCCCGAGGACCGGTACATGCTGAGCGACCCCGAGAAGGCGCTCGGCCGGTCCATCGGCATGCCGCTGATGGGCGAGCTGACCGTGGGGGAGCCGGACGACGTCCTCGAACTGGCCGACGGCGCCAAGCTGGAGCTGGCCGGACTCGAGTTCTCCGTCGCGCACGCGCCGGGCCATACCAGGGGGTCGGTGACCTTCCAGATGCCGGAGACGGCCGACGTCCCGTCGGTCTTCTTCTCGGGCGATCTGCTCTTCGCCGGCTCCATCGGACGCACGGACCTGCCGGGCGGTTCCATGGACGACATGCTGGCCTCGCTGGCCCGTGTCTGCCTGCCGCTCGACGACTCCACCGTGGTGCTGTCCGGCCACGGCCCCCAGACGACCATCGGCCAGGAGCGCGCCACCAACGCCTACTTGCGGCAGGTGGCCGCCGGCCAGGGAGCGCAAGCCGACGCTCCCCGACGAGGAATGTGACGAGAACTTCCGTGAGCACCTTTCAGGCCCCCAAGGGCACGTACGACCTGATCCCGCCCCGGTCCGCGAAGTTCCTCGCGGTGCGCGAGGCGATCGCCGGACCGTTGCGGAACTCCGGCTATGGCTTCATCGAGACGCCCGGCTTCGAGAACGTCGAGCTGTTCGCACGCGGTGTCGGCGAGTCGACCGACATCGTGACCAAGGAGATGTACGCCTTCGAGACAAAGGGCGGCGACAGGCTGGCCCTGCGGCCCGAAGGCACCGCCTCGGTCCTGCGCGCCGCTCTGGAGGCGAACCTGCACCGGCAGGGCAACCTTCCGGTCAAGCTCTGGTACTCCGGCTCGTACTACCGGTACGAGCAGCCGCAGGCAGGCCGCTACCGCCACTTCTCGCAGGTCGGTGCCGAGGCGATCGGCGCCGAGGACCCGGCCCTGGACGCCGAGCTGATCATCCTGGCCGACCAGGCGTACCGCTCGCTGGGCCTGCGGAACTTCCGCATCCTGCTCAACAGTCTGGGCGACAAGGAGTGCCGCCCGGTGTACCGCGCGGCGCTCCAGGACTTCCTGCGCGGCCTGGACCTGGACGAGGACACCCTCCGCCGCGCCGAGATCAACCCGCTGCGCGTCCTGGACGACAAGCGCGAGTCGGTCCAGAGGCAGCTCGGCGGCGCCCCCCTGCTGGGCGACTACCTCTGCGACGCCTGCAAGGCCTACCACGAGGAGGTCCGCGAGCTGATCACGGCGGCGGGCGTCGCCTTCGAGGACGACCCGAAGCTGGTCCGCGGCCTGGACTACTACACCCGCACGACCTTCGAGTTCGTCCACGACGGCCTGGGCTCCCAGTCCGCGGTGGGCGGCGGCGGCCGCTACGACGGCCTCTCCGAGATGATCGGCGGCCCCGCGCTGCCGTCCGTCGGCTGGGCCCTGGGCGTCGACCGCACGGTGCTGGCGCTGGAGGCCGAGGGTGTCGAACTCGACATCCCGTCCGCCACCAGCGTGTTCGCGGTGCCGCTCGGCGAGGAGGCGCGGCGCGTGCTCTTCGCGAAGGTCACGGAGCTGCGCCGGGTGGGCATCGCGGCGGACTTCTCCTACGGCGCCAAGGGCCTCAAGGGCGCCATGAAGAACGCCAACCGCAGCGGTGCCCGCTACGCGATCGTCGCCGGCGAACGGGACCTCGCCGAGGGCGTCGTCCAGTTGAAGGACATGGAGTCCGGCGAGCAGTCGGCGGTGGGCGTCAACGAGATCGTGGCGGAGCTGGAGTCGAGGCTCGGCTGACGGGCCGGGTAGCCGGCGCCCCTGCCATCGGCCGGTCGACTCGTCGCAGAACCAACGCAGTTGACCGGCACGGTAAACCCTTGTCGATCTCTCCGAGTGGGTGTGCGCGGCATTCGTACGCTGCGCGCAAGCCGGTCGTCGGCTCGTCCGGGAGCGGGAGCAGGAGCTCGGGGCCGCCGAGCACGGCGAGCGCCACGTCCAGGCGGCGGCGCCGGCCGCGCGAGAAGCCTTGATCCGGCTGTCCGCCTTGGGATCAGTGCGCGAATCACCGGACCGTCAACTCGGCGGGCGCCGATTCGTCCTGCCGGGCGATGCCCACCCGGGATCGCCCCGCGCGCGTGCCCGCCGCCGGGTCCGAGCAGGCCGAACCCTCGCCCCGCCGGATGCCCAGGTCGATGCCGTCCACCGGGGTCACGGGGGTCACGCCGCCGTACCGCCTGCGCAGCCCGCGGACGCGCACCGCGCGTTCGTTTCCGTGTGCTGTCATGGCTCCGAGCATCGGCCGGAACCGAGCTTTTCGGGGCGTCCGTGCGTACTTCCTTATGTCCACCGAACGGTGGAGAGGGTGCCTCGTGCGGCACAATGGCCCCTGCCCGAAGAAGTTCCAACTCTCAAACACACGGAATCGGCGTGATGAGCAAGACGACAGTCAAGGACGTCTCCACCGAGCCCGAGCCCGAGCACGCCTCCGCGGCGCAGCGCACCGAGGGCGGCAGTCTCGCCTTCGCGCTGCTGCTGATCATCACCGGCGCCGCGGGCCTGCTGGCCGCCTGGGTCATCACGATCGACAAGTTCAAGCTGCTGGAAGCCAAGGTCGAGGGCAAGACCTTCACCCCCGGGTGCAGCCTCAACCCGGTGGTCTCCTGCGGCAGCGTCATGGAGTCCAAGCAGGCCGCCGCCTTCGGCTTCCCGAACCCGATGCTCGGCCTGGTCTGCTACGGCATCGTCATCTGCGTCGGCATGAGCCTGCTGGCCCGCGCCCGCTTCCCGCGCTGGTACTGGCTGACCTTCAACTTCGGCACGCTCTTCGGCGTGGGCTTCTGCACCTGGCTGCAGTTCCAGTCCCTGTACCGGATCAACGCGCTGTGCCTGTGGTGCTCGCTGGCCTGGGTCGCCACGATCACCATGTTCTGGTACGTGACCTCCTTCAACATCCGCAAGGGTTTCCTGCCGGCCCCGAACTGGCTGAAGTCGTTCTTCGGCGAGTTCACCTGGGTGCTGCCGGTCCTGCACATCGGCATCATCGGCATGCTCATCCTGACCCGCTGGTGGGACTTCTGGACCAGCTGACGACCGGGGCCACAGGCGGCCCGGGCCGGATTGTCAGTGCCGTGACTTAGGGTTTCAGCGTGGAACCCGACCTGTTCACCGCCGCCGCAGAAGAACGCCAGGAGAAGGACCCGACCGGGAGCCCCCTGGCGGTACGGATGCGCCCGCGCACCCTCGACGAGGTGGTGGGCCAGCAGCACCTGCTCAAGCCGGGATCCCCGCTGCGCAGACTGGTCGGCGCCGGTTCCGGCGGCCCGGCCGGACCGTCGTCCGTGATCCTCTGGGGGCCGCCCGGCACCGGCAAGACGACCCTCGCGTACGTCGTCTCCAAGGCGACCGACAAGCGGTTCGTGGAGCTCTCCGCGATCACCGCGGGCGTCAAGGAGGTCCGCGCGGTCATCGACGGCGCCCGCCGCGCCACCGGGGGATACGGCAAGGAGACCGTCCTCTTCCTGGACGAGATCCACCGCTTCAGCAAGGCCCAGCAGGACTCCCTGCTCCCGGCCGTCGAGAACCGCTGGGTCACCCTGATCGCCGCGACCACCGAGAACCCGTACTTCTCGGTGATCTCCCCGCTGCTCTCCCGCTCCCTGCTCCTCACCCTCGAACCGCTCACCGACGACGACGTCCGGGGCCTGCTGCGCCGGGCCCTCACCGATGAGCGGGGCCTCAAGGAGGCCGTCGCCCTCCCCGCGGACACCGAGGAGCACCTGCTGCGCATCGCCGGCGGCGACGCCCGCCGTGCCCTGACCGCCCTGGAGGCCGCCGCCGGGGCCGCCCTCGACAAGGGCGAGACGGAGATCGGCCTGGGCACCCTGGAGGAGGTCGTCGACCGGGCCGCGGTGAAGTACGACCGCGACGGCGACCAGCACTACGACGTCGCCAGCGCCCTGATCAAGTCCATCAGGGGCTCCGACGTGGACGCGGCCCTGCACTACCTGGCCCGCATGATCGAGGCCGGTGAGGACCCCCGCTTCATCGCCCGCCGCCTGATGATCTCGGCGAGCGAGGACATCGGCCTCGCCGACCCGAACGCCCTGCCCATAGCCGTGGCCGCCGCCCAGGCCGTCGCCATGATCGGCTTCCCCGAGGCCGCCCTCACCCTCAGCCACGCCACCATCGCCCTCGCGCTCGCCCCCAAGTCCAACTCCGCGACCACCGCGATCGGCGCCGCGCTGGCGGACGTCCGCGGAGGCCTGGCCGGCCAGGTGCCCCCGCACCTGCGCGACGGCCACTACAAGGGCGCGGCCAAGCTCGGGCACGCGCAGGGCTACGTCTACCCGCACGACCTGCCCGAGGGCATCGCCGAGCAGCAGTACGCCCCGGACACCGTCCGGGACCGCGAGTACTACACCCCGACCCGGCACGGCTCCGAGGCCCGGTACGCCGACGCGGTCGAGTGGACCAGGAAGCACCTCGGTCGCAGGCGGTCCTGAGCAGCCTGTAGACTTCCCCGAGCGCCGAGTCCCGCGCAGTCAGAGCGGGACAGCCGGCCGGAACCCCCGTCAGGGGGCTCCAGGAGCGTCGCGCACCGTCGAACGGTGTCGCGGGCAGCCCACCACCATCCATCGGGTCACAGACGATGGGACCGGTCGGTGGGCCACTCGCGTGCTGCACGTATGTGCCCAGACCAGGGGAGCGGCTGCCCACCAGACCCGGCAACGGGATCCGGAGGGTTTCCCCGGCTGCGGATTGCGACCTCCCTCAACCCTGACAAGCCGAATATCAGAAGGAAGAAAGAGACAGTGGCGAACCAGTCCCGCCCCAAGGTCAAGAAGTCGCGTGCCCTCGGCATCGCGCTGACCCCGAAGGCCGTCAAGTACTTCGAGGCCCGCCCCTACCCGCCGGGTGAGCACGGCCGTGGCCGCAAGCAGAACTCGGACTACAAGGTCCGTCTGCTGGAGAAGCAGCGTCTGCGCGCGCAGTACGACATCTCCGAGCGTCAGCTGGTCCGTGCCTACGAGCGTGCCTCCAAGGTGCAGGGCAAGACCGGTGAGGCCCTGATCGTCGAGCTGGAGCGCCGCCTCGACGCGCTGGTCCTGCGTTCGGGCATCGCCCGCACGATCTACCAGGCCCGCCAGATGGTCGTCCACGGCCACATCCAGGTCAACGGCCAGAAGACCGACAAGCCGTCCTTCCGGGTCCGCCCGGACGACGTCGTGCAGGTCCGCGACCGTTCCAAGGACAAGACGCTCTTCCAGATCGCCCGTGAGGGCGGCTTCGCCCCCGACGGCGAGACCCCCCGCTACCTGCAGGTGAACCTCAAGGCCCTGGCGTTCCGCCTGGACCGCGAGCCGAACCGCAAGGAAGTTCCGGTCATCTGCGACGAGCAGCTCGTCGTCGAGTACTACGCCCGCTGATCACCGGCCGGATGTAGCAGCTCAGCGTCAGCCCGCCGTCTCCCCGCCCTTCCGGGTGGGCGAGGCGGCGGGCTTCCGCATGCCGGCGCCGTCCGGTTGCCGCCGTACCGGCCCCCGGGGCGCGGGCAGTACGTCCACCGGACGCACGCCGAAGTACTCCAGCGCCCGGGCCACCGCCGCCTCCCGGTCCAGCAGTGCCCCCTGCCGTACGCACTCCGCGTACCGTTCGTCGCCCAGCGCCCGCCGGGCCGTCGCCTCGCACAGCTGGTGCGGGGCGTTGTAGTGCGCCGAGCCGAACAGCGGCAGGCCCACCGACGGCCACATGCGCCCGGCGGCGCCCTGCAGCACCGCCGCCTCCGCGGGATCACCCTGCGCCACCGTCACCAGGGCGAGCAGCTCGATCGCCAGCACCGAACCCAGCAGGTCCCGGAAACCGTGGGCGTGGACCAGGCAGTCGGTCAGCAGCTCCCGGGCCGCCGCGTGGTCGCCGTCCTGCCAGGCCGCGTACGCCAGCACGTACAGCGCGTACGAGCGGGCCCAGCGTTCGCCGTGGTCCTCGCACACCCGGCGCACGTCCTCGCACAGCCGCACCGCGTCCGCCAGATCGCCGCGGAACGCCCTGGTCATCGCCAGCTCGACCTGGCCCATCAGGACATTGCTGTTGAGCTCGCCGATCTCCTGGTAGCGGACCAGCGCCGAGCGCAGCAGCGTCTCGGCGCGCGCCATGTCGTCCGTGACCAGCGCCAGACAGCCCGTCCGGTGCTCCGCGTACGCCACCGCCGTCGGGTCGGCGGCCACCTCGGCCTCCGCACGGCACTCCCGGAGCGCGGCGAGGGCGGGCACCGCCTCGCCCTGGAGGATCGCCACGTAGCCCAGCACCCACAGCGCCTTCAGCCGGGACCGCGGATACTCCGAGTCCAGCTCCAGACTCCGCTCCAGCCAGCGCCGCCCCTCCGAGAGCCGCCCGCAGCCCGCCCAGCAGAACCACAGCGAGCCCGCCAGGTACTGCCCCAGGTGCGCCTCGTCCGGCTCGGTCAGGCAGCGGTCCAGGGCCGACCGCAGATTCGGCAGTTCGGCCTCGACCCGCGCGGCCACCTCGCCCTGCCGCGGCGAGAACCACTCCAGCTCGCACCAGGTCGCCAGCCCCATGAACCAGTCGCGGTGCCGGCGCCGCAGCCGCTCCGCGTCCCCCGCCGCCGCGAGCCAGTCCGCGCCGTACGCCCGCACGGTGTCGAGCATCCGGTAGCGCACGCCCGACCCCGTCTCCGCACGCGAGACCACCGACTGGGCGAGCAGCTCCGTCAGCACGTCCAGGACCTCCTCGGCCGCCAGCCCGTCCCCGCTGCACACGTACTCGGCGGCCTCCAGGTCGAAGGTCCCCGCGAACACCGACAGCCGGGCCCAGAGCAACCGCTCGGCGGGCGTGCACAGTTCGTGGCTCCAGCCGATCGCGGTGCGCAGCGTCCGGTGGCGGGGGAGCGCGTCCTGCCCGCCGCCGGTCAGCAGCCGGAACCGGTCG
Coding sequences within:
- a CDS encoding bifunctional (p)ppGpp synthetase/guanosine-3',5'-bis(diphosphate) 3'-pyrophosphohydrolase, with amino-acid sequence MPDEAQPLTAAKPEPASAPAAKPAPNVSQTKNDTHGPVEHAQSAPVEKSAETSRPKPAPPERPESRPNSGQPARSGSSNRVRARLARLGVQRANPYNPVLEPLLRIVRSNDPKIENATLRQIERAYQVAERWHRGQKRKSGDPYITHPLAVTTILAELGMDPATLMAGLLHDTVEDTEYGLEDLRRDFGDVVALLVDGVTKLDKVKFGEAAQAETVRKMVVAMAKDPRVLVIKLADRLHNMRTMRYLKREKQEKKARETLEIYAPLAHRLGMNTIKWELEDLAFAILYPKMYDEIVRLVAERAPKRDEYLAIVTDEVQADLRAARIKATVTGRPKHYYSVYQKMIVRGRDFAEIYDLVGIRVLVDTVRDCYAALGTVHARWNPVPGRFKDYIAMPKFNMYQSLHTTVIGPNGKPVELQIRTFDMHRRAEYGIAAHWKYKQEAVAGASKVRSDVPKSSGKGKDDHLNDMAWLRQLLDWQKETEDPSEFLESLRFDLSRNEVFVFTPKGDVIALPAGATPVDFAYAVHTEVGHRTIGARVNGRLVPLESTLDNGDLVEVFTSKATGAGPSRDWLGFVKSPRARNKIRGWFSKERRDEAIEQGKDAIVRAMRKQNLPIQRILTGDSLVTLAHEMRYPDISSLYAAIGEGHVAAQNVVQKLVQALGGEEAATEEMDEAVPPTRGRRSKRRSSQDPGVVVKGVDDVWVKLARCCTPVPGDPIIGFVTRGSGVSVHRSDCVNVESLSREPERILDVEWAPTQSSVFLVAIQVEALDRSRLLSDVTRVLSDQHVNILSAAVQTSRDRVATSRFTFEMGDPKHLGHVLKAVRGVEGVYDVYRVTSARNRS
- a CDS encoding DUF349 domain-containing protein, encoding MSSDPWGRVDETGTVYVRTADGEQVVGSWQAGSPEEALAYFERKYEGLVVEIGLLEKRVQTTDLSAKDAQAAIDHLREQVEAHHAVGDLEALRTRLGELVKTVDSRREERKAQRAKQSDEARQAKEDLVTEAEQLAQSDQWRAAGERLRSLVDTWKGLPRLDRKSDDELWHRFSHARSAFSKRRKAHFAQLDAQREDARKVKEKLVAEAEALSDSTDWGPTAARYRELMAEWKAAGRAQREHEDDLWNRFRGAQDVFFAARGSAFAERDAEQTENLKLKEELAAEAEKLLPITDLKSARSAFRSINERWEAIGHVPRDARPKVEGRMHTVDRAIQEAEEAEWRRTNPEARARAAGLTGQLQAAVDKLRTQIDQARAQGNASKAEKLERELEGRQALLDQALKGLQEFGG
- a CDS encoding peptidylprolyl isomerase, producing MVSQEQRRRQLAREKFLRQQQRRTSARRRTRMRNSVIASTLGVLVIVGVTLYTTGAFKKDDKVNAGSETTPSAVPSASKAPDPCEKAAAGSVKKMSWKKEPAMTIDASAKYTMTLSTTCGDIGIAMKTSAAPHTVNSFDFLASKGYFDHSKCHRLTTNGIYVLQCGDPTGTGSGGPGYTIPDENLKDTSLKGGIYPAGTVAMANTGQKHTGGSQFFLVYQDSQLPPSYAPFGTVDAAGMKILKKIAAAGETTGQGDGAPNATVVINKATVTKS
- a CDS encoding MBL fold metallo-hydrolase, with translation MLIAGFPAGAWGTNCYLVAPAAGEECVIIDPGHQAAEGVEEALRKHRLKPVAVVLTHGHIDHVASVVPVCGAHDVPAWIHPEDRYMLSDPEKALGRSIGMPLMGELTVGEPDDVLELADGAKLELAGLEFSVAHAPGHTRGSVTFQMPETADVPSVFFSGDLLFAGSIGRTDLPGGSMDDMLASLARVCLPLDDSTVVLSGHGPQTTIGQERATNAYLRQVAAGQGAQADAPRRGM
- the hisS gene encoding histidine--tRNA ligase, with the protein product MSTFQAPKGTYDLIPPRSAKFLAVREAIAGPLRNSGYGFIETPGFENVELFARGVGESTDIVTKEMYAFETKGGDRLALRPEGTASVLRAALEANLHRQGNLPVKLWYSGSYYRYEQPQAGRYRHFSQVGAEAIGAEDPALDAELIILADQAYRSLGLRNFRILLNSLGDKECRPVYRAALQDFLRGLDLDEDTLRRAEINPLRVLDDKRESVQRQLGGAPLLGDYLCDACKAYHEEVRELITAAGVAFEDDPKLVRGLDYYTRTTFEFVHDGLGSQSAVGGGGRYDGLSEMIGGPALPSVGWALGVDRTVLALEAEGVELDIPSATSVFAVPLGEEARRVLFAKVTELRRVGIAADFSYGAKGLKGAMKNANRSGARYAIVAGERDLAEGVVQLKDMESGEQSAVGVNEIVAELESRLG
- a CDS encoding vitamin K epoxide reductase family protein, which translates into the protein MSKTTVKDVSTEPEPEHASAAQRTEGGSLAFALLLIITGAAGLLAAWVITIDKFKLLEAKVEGKTFTPGCSLNPVVSCGSVMESKQAAAFGFPNPMLGLVCYGIVICVGMSLLARARFPRWYWLTFNFGTLFGVGFCTWLQFQSLYRINALCLWCSLAWVATITMFWYVTSFNIRKGFLPAPNWLKSFFGEFTWVLPVLHIGIIGMLILTRWWDFWTS
- a CDS encoding replication-associated recombination protein A gives rise to the protein MEPDLFTAAAEERQEKDPTGSPLAVRMRPRTLDEVVGQQHLLKPGSPLRRLVGAGSGGPAGPSSVILWGPPGTGKTTLAYVVSKATDKRFVELSAITAGVKEVRAVIDGARRATGGYGKETVLFLDEIHRFSKAQQDSLLPAVENRWVTLIAATTENPYFSVISPLLSRSLLLTLEPLTDDDVRGLLRRALTDERGLKEAVALPADTEEHLLRIAGGDARRALTALEAAAGAALDKGETEIGLGTLEEVVDRAAVKYDRDGDQHYDVASALIKSIRGSDVDAALHYLARMIEAGEDPRFIARRLMISASEDIGLADPNALPIAVAAAQAVAMIGFPEAALTLSHATIALALAPKSNSATTAIGAALADVRGGLAGQVPPHLRDGHYKGAAKLGHAQGYVYPHDLPEGIAEQQYAPDTVRDREYYTPTRHGSEARYADAVEWTRKHLGRRRS
- the rpsD gene encoding 30S ribosomal protein S4, which gives rise to MANQSRPKVKKSRALGIALTPKAVKYFEARPYPPGEHGRGRKQNSDYKVRLLEKQRLRAQYDISERQLVRAYERASKVQGKTGEALIVELERRLDALVLRSGIARTIYQARQMVVHGHIQVNGQKTDKPSFRVRPDDVVQVRDRSKDKTLFQIAREGGFAPDGETPRYLQVNLKALAFRLDREPNRKEVPVICDEQLVVEYYAR